Proteins encoded within one genomic window of Setaria italica strain Yugu1 chromosome IV, Setaria_italica_v2.0, whole genome shotgun sequence:
- the LOC101769209 gene encoding histone deacetylase 2 isoform X3, which yields MASSSASPAPAPAGESLRQKRILSSKLYLEVPSSKAPVVYSPAYDISFLGLEKLVRATPLCRHPFDSAKWGRICRYLTREGHLEKKQVVEPLEACKEDLLVVHTEAYLNSLKCSFRVASIVEVPPVSLVPNWIVQKKLLYPFRKQVGGSILSAKLALERGWAINVGGGFHHCSAEEGGGFCAYADISLCIQFAFVRLNISRLLIIDLDAHQGNGHEKDFANDGRVYILDMYNAGIYPFDFTAKQYIDQKVELAVCKSRFQPQLIVYNAGTDILDGDPLGRLKISPEGVITRDEKVFRFAKDQNIPLLMLTSGGYMKSSARVIADSIINLANKNLIELGSQLG from the exons atggcctcctcctccgcctcgccggcgccggcgccggccggggAGTCCCTACGGCAGAAACGCATCCTCTCCAGCAAGCTCTACCTCGAAGTCCCCTCGTCCAAG GCACCGGTGGTCTACTCGCCGGCCTACGACATCTCCTTCCTCGGCCTCGAGAAGCT CGTCCGGGCGACCCCTTTGTGCAGGCACCCGTTTGATTCCGCCAAATGGGGGCGCATCTGCAGGTACCTCACCAGGGAAGGGCACCTGGAGAAGAAACAGGTCGTGGAGCCATTGGAAGCCTGCAAGGAGGATTTGCTAGTG GTTCACACGGAGGCGTATCTTAACAGCCTCAAATGCAGCTTCAGAGTCGCCTCCATTGTGGAG GTCCCTCCTGTGTCGCTTGTCCCTAATTGGATCGTGCAGAAAAAGCTACTATACCCATTCCGGAAGCAG GTTGGTGGGTCCATTTTGTCAGCGAAACTTGCACTCGAGAGAGGATGGGCTATTAATGTTGGTGGAGGATTTCACCATTGTTCGGCAGAGGAAGGAGGTGGATTTTGTGCGTACGCTGACATCTCTCTGTGCATCCAGTTTGCTTTTGTCCGTCTAAATATTTCACG TTTATTGATCATAGATCTGGATGCTCACCAAGGAAATGGACATGAAAAAGATTTTGCTAATGATG GAAGGGTTTACATTTTGGACATGTACAATGCTGGAATTTATCCCTTT GATTTCACTGCTAAGCAATACATCGATCAAAAAGTTGAATTAGCT GTCTGCAAAAGTAGGTTTCAACCCCAGTTGATTGTTTACAATGCTGGAACAGACATCCTTGATGGTGATCCATTGGGCAGATTGAAG ATAAGTCCTGAGGGTGTAATTACCAGAGATGAGAAGGTGTTTAGATTTGCGAAAGATCAAAACATTCCACTGCTCATGCTGACGTCAG GAGGCTACATGAAGTCAAGTGCTCGAGTAATCGCCGATTCGATCATCAATCTCGCCAATAAAAACTTGATAGAACTAGGCAGCCAGTTGGGTTGA
- the LOC101769209 gene encoding histone deacetylase 2 isoform X2 — MASSSASPAPAPAGESLRQKRILSSKLYLEVPSSKAPVVYSPAYDISFLGLEKLHPFDSAKWGRICRYLTREGHLEKKQVVEPLEACKEDLLVVHTEAYLNSLKCSFRVASIVEVPPVSLVPNWIVQKKLLYPFRKQVGGSILSAKLALERGWAINVGGGFHHCSAEEGGGFCAYADISLCIQFAFVRLNISRLLIIDLDAHQGNGHEKDFANDGRVYILDMYNAGIYPFDFTAKQYIDQKVELASGTKTDEYLELLDKALEVCKSRFQPQLIVYNAGTDILDGDPLGRLKISPEGVITRDEKVFRFAKDQNIPLLMLTSGGYMKSSARVIADSIINLANKNLIELGSQLG; from the exons atggcctcctcctccgcctcgccggcgccggcgccggccggggAGTCCCTACGGCAGAAACGCATCCTCTCCAGCAAGCTCTACCTCGAAGTCCCCTCGTCCAAG GCACCGGTGGTCTACTCGCCGGCCTACGACATCTCCTTCCTCGGCCTCGAGAAGCT GCACCCGTTTGATTCCGCCAAATGGGGGCGCATCTGCAGGTACCTCACCAGGGAAGGGCACCTGGAGAAGAAACAGGTCGTGGAGCCATTGGAAGCCTGCAAGGAGGATTTGCTAGTG GTTCACACGGAGGCGTATCTTAACAGCCTCAAATGCAGCTTCAGAGTCGCCTCCATTGTGGAG GTCCCTCCTGTGTCGCTTGTCCCTAATTGGATCGTGCAGAAAAAGCTACTATACCCATTCCGGAAGCAG GTTGGTGGGTCCATTTTGTCAGCGAAACTTGCACTCGAGAGAGGATGGGCTATTAATGTTGGTGGAGGATTTCACCATTGTTCGGCAGAGGAAGGAGGTGGATTTTGTGCGTACGCTGACATCTCTCTGTGCATCCAGTTTGCTTTTGTCCGTCTAAATATTTCACG TTTATTGATCATAGATCTGGATGCTCACCAAGGAAATGGACATGAAAAAGATTTTGCTAATGATG GAAGGGTTTACATTTTGGACATGTACAATGCTGGAATTTATCCCTTT GATTTCACTGCTAAGCAATACATCGATCAAAAAGTTGAATTAGCT AGCGGGACAAAAACAGATGAATACTTGGAGCTACTTGATAAGGCTCTCGAG GTCTGCAAAAGTAGGTTTCAACCCCAGTTGATTGTTTACAATGCTGGAACAGACATCCTTGATGGTGATCCATTGGGCAGATTGAAG ATAAGTCCTGAGGGTGTAATTACCAGAGATGAGAAGGTGTTTAGATTTGCGAAAGATCAAAACATTCCACTGCTCATGCTGACGTCAG GAGGCTACATGAAGTCAAGTGCTCGAGTAATCGCCGATTCGATCATCAATCTCGCCAATAAAAACTTGATAGAACTAGGCAGCCAGTTGGGTTGA
- the LOC101769209 gene encoding histone deacetylase 2 isoform X1 — translation MASSSASPAPAPAGESLRQKRILSSKLYLEVPSSKAPVVYSPAYDISFLGLEKLVRATPLCRHPFDSAKWGRICRYLTREGHLEKKQVVEPLEACKEDLLVVHTEAYLNSLKCSFRVASIVEVPPVSLVPNWIVQKKLLYPFRKQVGGSILSAKLALERGWAINVGGGFHHCSAEEGGGFCAYADISLCIQFAFVRLNISRLLIIDLDAHQGNGHEKDFANDGRVYILDMYNAGIYPFDFTAKQYIDQKVELASGTKTDEYLELLDKALEVCKSRFQPQLIVYNAGTDILDGDPLGRLKISPEGVITRDEKVFRFAKDQNIPLLMLTSGGYMKSSARVIADSIINLANKNLIELGSQLG, via the exons atggcctcctcctccgcctcgccggcgccggcgccggccggggAGTCCCTACGGCAGAAACGCATCCTCTCCAGCAAGCTCTACCTCGAAGTCCCCTCGTCCAAG GCACCGGTGGTCTACTCGCCGGCCTACGACATCTCCTTCCTCGGCCTCGAGAAGCT CGTCCGGGCGACCCCTTTGTGCAGGCACCCGTTTGATTCCGCCAAATGGGGGCGCATCTGCAGGTACCTCACCAGGGAAGGGCACCTGGAGAAGAAACAGGTCGTGGAGCCATTGGAAGCCTGCAAGGAGGATTTGCTAGTG GTTCACACGGAGGCGTATCTTAACAGCCTCAAATGCAGCTTCAGAGTCGCCTCCATTGTGGAG GTCCCTCCTGTGTCGCTTGTCCCTAATTGGATCGTGCAGAAAAAGCTACTATACCCATTCCGGAAGCAG GTTGGTGGGTCCATTTTGTCAGCGAAACTTGCACTCGAGAGAGGATGGGCTATTAATGTTGGTGGAGGATTTCACCATTGTTCGGCAGAGGAAGGAGGTGGATTTTGTGCGTACGCTGACATCTCTCTGTGCATCCAGTTTGCTTTTGTCCGTCTAAATATTTCACG TTTATTGATCATAGATCTGGATGCTCACCAAGGAAATGGACATGAAAAAGATTTTGCTAATGATG GAAGGGTTTACATTTTGGACATGTACAATGCTGGAATTTATCCCTTT GATTTCACTGCTAAGCAATACATCGATCAAAAAGTTGAATTAGCT AGCGGGACAAAAACAGATGAATACTTGGAGCTACTTGATAAGGCTCTCGAG GTCTGCAAAAGTAGGTTTCAACCCCAGTTGATTGTTTACAATGCTGGAACAGACATCCTTGATGGTGATCCATTGGGCAGATTGAAG ATAAGTCCTGAGGGTGTAATTACCAGAGATGAGAAGGTGTTTAGATTTGCGAAAGATCAAAACATTCCACTGCTCATGCTGACGTCAG GAGGCTACATGAAGTCAAGTGCTCGAGTAATCGCCGATTCGATCATCAATCTCGCCAATAAAAACTTGATAGAACTAGGCAGCCAGTTGGGTTGA
- the LOC101779211 gene encoding putative transcription factor bHLH041 — protein sequence MDAIFALAAGPRARVLERAATRIPGCLYIFLWAPVIAGHLPPSLFRCVDAWISNTAAPAGGDRAREVFEAYRRSFCAIVSGCVPGWAYKDGRPYMELPEPDLTASASLQVQQQFYHEAGTKTAVFMSCDHGEIEVGLSSAPAPPAVANHVQESLLEEFMQLTPAVPSSSSSSLPSLSIGSPEYSSLIRSMATTAAAEPSSQERQPLPLHPAVQLPGLLLPVYGHAPFLAPEDEDAAIAEAMLAVISCSAPQPPAPTDVPPSPPWLARHRAQRWSPRRRAPGAFRAYCSALSPRARPRPGAPGQRMAKTAIALMLSVHMAMRDRELAAARRQEDAAAGQPPAPQQQQHTSSQLHHMISERRRRERLNESFQTLRALLPPGSKKDKATVLANTTEYMHKLIADVADLEKKNRHLEAQIGLPLETQQAGSDDSSERVQVDVTTGASTSTSTSAAGQAQEVSIRVTVRAECDLPEVVIAILARIKKMGRFAVVTVDARQRSSRHAQVSITLRLTAGSDEADETSLKEAVAKAVEDAVARPPSPP from the exons ATGGACGCCATCTTCGCGCTCGCCGCGGGTCCCCGGGCGCGCGTCCTGGAGCGCGCGGCGACCCGAATCCCAGGCTGCCTCTACATCTTCCTCTGGGCGCCGGTGATCGCCGGCCACCTCCCTCCCAG CCTTTTCCGCTGCGTGGACGCGTGGATCAGCAacaccgccgcccccgccggcggcgatcgCGCACGGGAGGTGTTCGAGGCATACCGGCGATCGTTCTGCGCCATCGTAAGCGG CTGCGTGCCGGGGTGGGCGTACAAGGACGGCCGCCCGTACATGGAGCTGCCGGAGCCGGACCTCacggcgtcggcgtcgctgCAGGTGCAGCAGCAGTTCTACCAT GAAGCCGGCACGAAG ACGGCGGTCTTCATGAGCTGCGACCACGGCGAGATCGAGGTCGGGCTGTCGagcgccccggcgccgccggcggtggcgaacCACGTGCAGGAATCGCTCCTGGAGGAGTTCATGCAGCTAACGCCGGcggtgccgtcgtcgtcgtcgtcctccctgCCGTCCCTCTCCATCGGGAGCCCCGAGTACTCGTCGCTCATCCGCTCAATGGccacgacggccgccgccgagccatcCTCGCAGGAACggcagccgctgccgctgcaCCCGGCGGTGCAGCTGCCCGGCTTGCTCCTGCCGGTATACGGCCACGCGCCGTTCCtggcccccgaggacgaggacgccgCCATAGCGGAGGCAATGCTCGCGGTCATCTCCTGCtccgcgccgcagccgccggcgcccaccgaCGTGCCGCCGTCTCCTCCGTGGCTCGCCCGCCACCGCGCGCAGAGGTGGTCGCcccggcgccgggcgccgggggCGTTCAGGGCGTACTGCTCCGCGCTCTCGCCgagggcgcggccgcggccgggcgCGCCGGGGCAGAGGATGGCCAAGACGGCCATCGCGCTCATGCTGAGCGTGCACATGGCAATGCGCGAccgggagctcgccgccgcgcgccggcaggaggacgccgccgccgggcagcccccggcgccgcagcagcaacaacacacCAGCAGCCAGCTGCACCACATGATCtcggagcggcgccggcgcgagcgGCTCAACGAGAGCTTCCAGACGCTCCGAGCACTGCTCCCTCCCGGATCAAAG AAGGACAAGGCCACGGTTCTCGCCAACACGACGGAGTACATGCACAAGCTGATCGCCGACGTGGCAGACCTCGAGAAGAAGAACCGGCACCTCGAAGCACAGATCGGCCTGCCCCTTGAGACCCAGCAAGCCGGGAGCGATGACTCGTCAGAGAGAGTGCAAGTGGATGTGACCACTGGCGCATCAACCTCGACGTCGACGTCCGCCGCCGGACAAGCTCAGGAAGTGAGCATTAGGGTGACGGTGCGGGCCGAATGCGACCTGCCGGAAGTAGTGATCGCCATTCTCGCCAGGATCAAGAAGATGGGGCGCTTCGCCGTGGTGACCGTCGATGCGCGGCAGCGGAGCAGCAGACATGCGCAAGTCAGCATTACACTGCGACTCACG GCTGGTAGCGACGAGGCCGACGAGACGTCCCTCAAGGAAGCTGTGGCGAAGGCTGTCGAGGATGCGGTGGCAagaccgccgtcgccgccgtag